The window GTGTTGACCGTGTCGTCGGGGTCGACGTGGCACTCCCTCTGCAGAAGGATGGGCCCGGTGTCCAGGCCGTCGTCGGCCCAGAACACCGTGAATCCTCCTTTCTGGTCTCCGTGGATCAGCGTCCTACGGCAGTCAGAGACAGTGCGCTCAAGCCGCCGccgcgccccccccccggctgcgTGGTTTCTGGACTCAAAGGTGCTCACTGACCAGTTGATGGCCGACGCCCCCCTGTGGCGAGGCAGCAGAGACGGGTGGTAGATGATGGAGCCGTGCTTAGGCCGGTTGATGACCTCCATGGGAATAAACTGAGAACAGAACGGCAGCACGTTGAGCTCGGCTCCGGTCCGGGCGTACTGGTCCACCACCTCGGGGATGGCCTGACCCTTCACACGCCAGCGGGGGAATTTGAAAACAGGGACGCCGTCCTTCTCTGCTTCGGTTGCTGCGGGACGGAAGAGAAAGCGCTCTGAAACCGCGTCAGGAGAACTGCGAGGCAGCGTCGCGGCGACCCTCCTCACCCAGGGGGTCGGCCTTTCCGTCCTTGTCTGGGATGGTGAAGACCCCCACGATGGTGTGGCCGTCCTTCCTCAGCTCCTTGTACACCTCCTGGCCAAACAGACTCTGCCCAATCACGGCGATCTTCATCCTCTCAGAGTTCTGCAGAGGCGGCGAGACACCACCCCCCCGCCCGAGGTCAGGACAGCAATGAGCGGGGATTTCCCCATTTATAAGGAATATTTACAGATGGACATCAGGAAGTCACCACCTGAGACTCTCTGAAAGAACTACACGACCCACAATGCTATTCGCATTTATTCACATGTTTGGAATTGTTCTGTAGCTACAAatggggaaagggggggggggggtgatgatgacaGGTGCACGCCAGGCCACACCTGACCAGACAACCTGCCCAAATCTTCCAAGGAGGTCTTGGGAGACCGCTACAAGTTGATCTAAGTCATAAATCAGTGGACATGTCAGGTCGCCTTAACTCGGAACAAAAGTTTAGCAGATCTCAAAACTTTGTCAACCCCTAAGTAAAACGAGCCCGAGTCGACCGGGCTCGTTTCTACGCCACGTGCACGGAACAGTGCACATTCGGTGCAAGTGGAGCCACTTTAGACGCAGTCTTACCGTCGCCTGAAGGCTGGAGTTCAAACGTCGGTGCAGAAAGGCAGATCCAGGGGACACCGTTGCCTTTAATTTCCTCCCACCTCCGCACACTCTGGCCTCCTTATTGCGTAACGTGCACGCAGCAGATGATTGGGCAAGAACGCAGCAGGGGGTGACCTATCAGGTCCAACTGGCGAACCAGCGTCTCCGCAACCCTCAGATGATATCGATCCCCCAGGAGTAGAGACAGCCCGAGTGACGTCACGTATCGATCTGTTTGCCCTCACCTCGCTTCTATATGGATTCAAAATTGCAAAACGCTGCTGTATTGACATAAAAATGACGGgggtgcacccccccccacgccgcTGATGCCTTTCGCAAACCCTCATTAATGCGACGGGGGCGTGGTTTGTGGTGGGCGTGgtttggaggagctgcaggcgcCCACTCAAAAGAGGCCGGAAGCAGCTTCCTGGGAAAGATGGCGGCTccgctaatgctaattctgatCTTAGCTGTAACCATCCGTGCTGCTCTGTACAGGTCCAATTTAGCGGACCTAATTGCGGAGCGGGTGGAGGTGGTCTCTCCGCTAACAGCCTGGAAAAGAGGTGAGAAGCGTCGGCCTCGTAAGACCGTCCCGACCGCCTCGTAAGACCGTCCCGACCGGAGCCTCCACCCGGTAGTTCATTGACTAGCCCCGGTTACCCAGAACAGGTTCAGCAAATGCGGGTTCGCTTCCAGCGTGTGGAGGGCCGGTTCCGCGGGGCTTTCGGTCACCGATGGGTTTGTGGCTGGTTTTTACCGCTGTGTGCTGGTCCCGGACGGGGAGAGGGTGCTAGCGCCGCCGCAGCCCCGCGGATGGAGCACCGTGGGATCACCCTGGGATCACCTGCCGCATCCAGCTTTCCAAGAATAGGATCGTTAGGATCGAATAGGATGCTTCAAACCACAGAAGATGCGTTTTAACCTAAAACGCACCTTTAAACCTGCCACTTTCTGGAGCTTTTGACCGCTTTAACTGCTCACTTTCTCACCCATTATTAGCACTGCTACAACTGGCCCCCAAATCCCCTTTGTTTAATATTGTTTAACATTAATACCAATGTTGGAGAAAGCCTCAAACCTATTTTATTCTTTCCCTCATGATCTCGTCCGTCCACCAGTTTCTGATGAAACCTTAATATCTTTCACAGAGCTACCGGTCATGGTTTGATCTGATCATTTTCTCCAAAGCAGTATTTCTAAAGCTACACATATCAGAGAGCAGCACAAGCGGTTCCTTATTTAGATTTGAACAAGGATGAATCCTCTGATGTCAAATTAGAAATGATTTCTATGGAGTCCCGTTGGGACTATTGTTGAAGGCTGTGTCCGTGACCCCTGGTATGACTGTTGTTATCGTTCCTACAGTGGTGGAAGGTTTGGCTCTGCTCGACCTGGGAGTCTCGCCATATTCCGGAGACGTGTTCCATGAGGTAAAAACCAGTGGTGACCCAGTTTATGCTGCCGTTGACCTGTCCAGGCCACTTGGAAACTGTCGCCCGTGGCAGAGTCCTGTGTCGTATGCTAGTTCAGGCAGTAGAGAGGCCACATCGGTGACACGAAAGGCTTCTGAACGTGCACAAATGGGGATGTGTGTGAATGCTCTCTCAATGTTAAAGAGTCCCCAGAGAGGAGTAGAAAAGCACCGTGAATgcagttagcatttagctaatgCTGGCGCTAATATGATAAAGCTACTGTAGACTTATGGTCCTTTACATCCAATAAAGTGATCAACTGACCTGATTTCTATGTTTATCTGTTTTGGGGCATTGTGTCATCGGGTTTTCTCTTTCAGACTCCCCTCATCATTTACCTCTTCCACTTTGTTGTGGACTATGCAGAGATAACGTTCATGGTAGGAGACCTCAAGGTCCACTTCCTCGATGTGAGTGATGCCTTTCAGACCGTGTCCCTTGTCTCTGCAGCTAGCGGACGTGCTCACGGCTGTGGCGCTCTACAAAGCAGTGAAGGAGTACAACAAACAAGTGGTGAGTCCTTCCGATGGATTTAGGAGCCCACAAATGTGCTTTTGAGCTTTGAGCGTTCAGTTTGGCCCCTCATCTAAACACGTGAATACTGACTCGCTTGACGTCTGAATGCGTCTTCAGTTCAGAAAGCAGAAATTCGCCCTGGAAGCGGACCGGTACCCCCTTGACTGCCTGGAGCTCATCAGAACGCCCAAAGAGATGTACTACATTCCTCTGAAGGTGGCAACATTGTAAGTACGAGAGGACAGGTCTCAACGTGAGGACACAGGCATGAAGAAcaactcctcctctcctcacagtTACCTTCTGAACCCGTTCACCATCCTGTCCTGCGTCGCcaagtccacctgtgctctcaACAATGCTGTGATTGCGCTCTTCTTCCTCGCTACTATAAAAGGTCAGATTTGCTTCCTCGGCATGAATGTGTGGATGAAGCACATTCCGATCCGGGattctgggtgtgtgtgcagggaacGTGCTGCTGAGCGCCATTTTCCTGGCCTTGGCCACCTACCAGTCCATCTACCCCCTCAGCCTCTGCGCTCCTGCACTGCTCTATTTCATGCAGGTACTGAgaacgtcctcctcctcctcttcctccgagTCCCTCTTGATTTTCCCGTGTGCCTCCCCAGCGCCAGTACATCCCAGTCAACTACAGACGGGCCAGTTTCTGGTGGTTCCTCGCGCAGTACGCCTTCATCTACCTGGGCAGCCTCTTCATCATCGTCGGCCTCTCGTTCTTCCTGCTGGGCTCGTGGGACTACCTGCAGTCCGTCTACGGCTTCATGTGAGGGGACGTTCACGGCCACCTTCAGGGCTGGTTTCCGCCTGGTCCCGGTTGACCTGGGCTTATGCTTCCTCTCTCCAGCCTCTCGGTACCCGACCTGACCCCCAACATCGGCCTCTTCTGGTATTTCTTCGCGGAGATGTTTGAACACTTTcggctcttcttcctcttcgtTTTCCAGATCAACGTCTTCTTCTACaccctccctctgtccatcaAACTGAAGTAagtcctcctctcccctcccctggcAGCTGTTGCTAGGAGACCTCCAGTTCCTGGgctaaactgtgtgtgtttgcagggatCATCCAGTGTTTCTCATGTTCATGCAGCTGGCTGTCATTTCCATCTTTAAATCCTACCCCACGGTGGGAGACGTGGCTCTTTACCTGGCCTTCATACCTGTCTGGAGTCACCTGCACAGATGTGAGTCAGAGCAGATGTCCTCTGTCGGGGTTTCGTTGTCTTCGTTCACGTCTTTGTTGATGATCCACCTGTTTCATGAAAAGTGCAGTTTTGTAGCAGACGCGCGCCGTTAGAAACGCCCTCTTTATCTCGATCTGTTCTTCTTTGGAAGCATTGCAAAGattagaaaataataatataataatattaatgaaACATGCTGCTGAAGTGCTCGTCCAGCGTTCGTAACTTCCAGCCTGGAGACTCGTTTTTATTGGGTTGTCCAAACAAttctctcagaatgctggtctccttgtggtccccagagtctctagaggtagaatggggggccgagcatttagctaccaggcccccctgctatgggacctgctccctgtccaggtacatgggcctggtcctgctccaggtttcttcctgttaaaggggagtttttcctgccactgttgcttgtcgggggtcaggccctgggattctggagagggtctagagcaggggtgggcaaacatttagattcgtgggccacaatgggttctaacatttgacaaaggggccggaccaggagcagatggatggatggagtgctttggtaacctcacctcattggagaaaaaatacacatgttgggatatggagaaagcatgtgctttaatttcaaatgaaaatgaagagaagcattacaacaaaatatctgactttggaatgagtcttaaaacacttaaaatcaaatgaataaaatgtgccttttaaaaaaaaatgaataaccatttctattttaaagcactgaaagttctgttatccttcaggatatcaccatcactctcctcctgactgtcttttttctagtgggaaaacaccagaattgcagtgaaaatataacattaacaaggtttattcatttaatttttcaagtttggcgggccggattaaaacgtttaacgggccgcgtgtggcccccgggccttagtttgcccatgcctggtctAGAGACACTTCTGATTGTGACAGAtgctacattaaaaaaaagtttaattcaGTTAAAATGGACAAATAAAATCTATCACAGAATAGAATTTTATCAGCAGTTTTTGGCCGGATATATGACTGTATATTATAACACGGTTGCTCTGGAGCTCAGAGGTTCTTCTGTGCACCCCTGCCCAAGCATGAAGGGACGTTCACGGTtctgtctgtccccccccccccgcagtctTGAGGAACATCTTCCTCGTGGCCTGTGTCCTGCTggcctgctctgctctgttccCTGTCCTCTGGCACCTCTGGATCTATGCAGGCAGCGCCAACTCCAACTTTTACTACGCCATCACGCTCCTCTTCAATGTAGCTCAGGTATGA is drawn from Takifugu rubripes chromosome 19, fTakRub1.2, whole genome shotgun sequence and contains these coding sequences:
- the pigu gene encoding phosphatidylinositol glycan anchor biosynthesis class U protein, whose amino-acid sequence is MRRGRGLWWAWFGGAAGAHSKEAGSSFLGKMAAPLMLILILAVTIRAALYRSNLADLIAERVEVVSPLTAWKRVVEGLALLDLGVSPYSGDVFHETPLIIYLFHFVVDYAEITFMLADVLTAVALYKAVKEYNKQVFRKQKFALEADRYPLDCLELIRTPKEMYYIPLKVATFYLLNPFTILSCVAKSTCALNNAVIALFFLATIKGNVLLSAIFLALATYQSIYPLSLCAPALLYFMQRQYIPVNYRRASFWWFLAQYAFIYLGSLFIIVGLSFFLLGSWDYLQSVYGFILSVPDLTPNIGLFWYFFAEMFEHFRLFFLFVFQINVFFYTLPLSIKLKDHPVFLMFMQLAVISIFKSYPTVGDVALYLAFIPVWSHLHRFLRNIFLVACVLLACSALFPVLWHLWIYAGSANSNFYYAITLLFNVAQILLVSDYFHAFLRREHHLSYGLYLKRKDGSEATLVLK